From the genome of Miscanthus floridulus cultivar M001 chromosome 10, ASM1932011v1, whole genome shotgun sequence, one region includes:
- the LOC136490198 gene encoding uncharacterized protein produces the protein MASTTQPAPKAIAGYYHTFDPNYGSPQEGSNHVFVPSQSTTSGNNQFPLDFLPGGTDGGWEIADSRGSLLLLYRGVKFPNIFNAKAAAKPGLVVCEPMTRQYKEVPCRPEDLKGRHRCLGLFLLDGDKTRRFCGGGGGINLSNFKIMAALLRPHSYSSGRGVPVACMFSTESEVKGAWSSSVFSVFSVGSEVTKGAWRSSVFSVGSDWHVVKRAWGNEEIHVPSTVECFYFAGRACGSLYWGIEGTGAAALVLDEATAGFSMVTLPEATLGSHGRCSFRVIGGGQEDGVLRVVRVMDNDLKVFARIHGSDDKWVVERLVRLREATRGLPGREDGYFQEEAVIVDAHHTYVLLTPRENTWLFSVVLQTMEVDRGHDRNKYAGPAYPWELPPPVQKLWSPISRLFSCIES, from the coding sequence ATGGCATCTACTACCCAGCCGGCACCAAAGGCGATCGCAGGTTACTACCACACCTTCGACCCTAATTATGGATCGCCGCAGGAAGGTAGCAACCACGTCTTCGTCCCATCGCAATCGACGACCAGCGGCAACAACCAATTTCCCCTCGATTTTCTCCCCGGCGGTACCGACGGTGGCTGGGAGATCGCAGATAGCCGcggcagcctcctcctcctctaccgcGGCGTCAAGTTCCCCAACATCTTCAACGCCAAAGCTGCCGCAAAACCAGGACTCGTCGTTTGCGAGCCGATGACACGGCAATACAAGGAAGTCCCCTGCCGGCCGGAAGATCTGAAAGGCCGCCACAGGTGCCTCGGCCTGTTCCTGCTCGATGGCGACAAAACCAGACGGttttgcggcggcggcggcggcattaacttgtccaactttaaaaTCATGGCGGCCCTGCTCCGGCCGCACTCCTACAGTTCCGGCCGTGGCGTGCCAGTGGCCTGCATGTTCTCCACGGAGAGCGAGGTGAAGGGCGCGTGGAGTAGCAGTGTCTTCTCCGTATTCTCTGTGGGGAGCGAGGTGACGAAGGGCGCCTGGAGGAGCAGCGTCTTCTCCGTCGGAAGCGACTGGCACGTCGTGAAGAGGGCCTGGGGCAACGAGGAGATCCACGTTCCCAGCACGGTCGAGTGCTTCTACTTCGCCGGCCGAGCGTGTGGCTCCCTCTACTGGGGCATCGAAGGCACCGGCGCCGCGGCGCTCGTTCTCGACGAGGCCACCGCGGGGTTCTCGATGGTCACGCTGCCGGAGGCCACACTCGGATCGCACGGAAGATGCAGCTTCCGGGTCATCGGCGGAGGCCAGGAGGACGGCGTGCTGCGCGTCGTCCGCGTGATGGACAACGACCTCAAGGTCTTCGCTCGGATCCATGGCAGTGACGACAAGTGGGTGGTGGAGCGTCTTGTGCGGCTGCGGGAGGCCACCCGCGGGCTGCCTGGCCGCGAGGACGGCTATTTCCAGGAGGAGGCTGTTATTGTGGACGCGCACCACACGTACGTCCTCTTGACACCACGGGAGAATACGTGGCTCTTCTCCGTCGTGCTCCAGACTATGGAGGTCGACCGCGGGCATGACAGGAACAAGTACGCAGGGCCGGCGTATCCATGGGAGCTGCCACCGCCAGTGCAAAAGCTGTGGTCACCAATCTCCCGACTCTTCTCTTGCATTGAGAGCTAG